The region TGAAGATTATATGGAAGCCTTAGAGAAATTTTTTGAGAAATATGCAGTTGATGGAATTTTAACGATGCCAAATGAAACGGTTTGGTATGTAGGGGAAGTTTAATAAAGAAGGAGTTAATGAATGATGAAGCATGAATGGCGAAAACACGAGAAAGAATTATATATGCCGAAGGCTAAGCCAACATTGGTCACCATTCCTAAGCAACCATTTATCACGATTAAAGGAAAGGGAAATCCAAATCAAGCGGATTTTAGTGATCGAATTAGAGTGCTTTATTCGATTGCGTACGCTATTAAAATGATGCCGAAAAAAGGATATACACCAGTTGGCTACATGGAATATACGGTATATCCATTAGAAGGAGTTTGGGATTTAACGGAGGAAGGTAGACAATCACAGGTACTTAATAAAGATGAATTGTTGTATACGATTATGATTCGCCAACCGGAGTTTGTGACAACGGAAGTTTTTGAAAAAGCATTGAATGAAGTGAAAAAGAAGAAGCCTCATCCACTGCTAGATGAGGTGGTATTTGAAGAGATAGAAGATGGATTATCGGTACAAATGCTACATGTTGGTCCATATGATGATGAACTGATCACCTTTGAAAAGATGAAGACATTTATTAATGAACAAAATCTAACTATTGTATCGTTAAAGCATCGAGAAATTTATTTATCCGATTTTAGAAAAGTAACACCAGATAAATTGAAAACAGTTTTAAGATATCGAGTTGAATAAAAGAGTGGAATTATTCCCATAACAAACTTATTTAAGGTGGTGATAATGGTGAATAATTCTTCTGCTGAGCGTGTTCAAAAACAGATGGTTTTGATAATGGCCGGCTGTTTTTTATGGATAACGTATTTTATTTTTCAAGATTTCTTCAAAGGAATTTATCATTATTTTGCTGTGATACCAAGTTGGTGGTTACTTGTGATTGGC is a window of Turicibacter sanguinis DNA encoding:
- a CDS encoding GyrI-like domain-containing protein; translated protein: MKHEWRKHEKELYMPKAKPTLVTIPKQPFITIKGKGNPNQADFSDRIRVLYSIAYAIKMMPKKGYTPVGYMEYTVYPLEGVWDLTEEGRQSQVLNKDELLYTIMIRQPEFVTTEVFEKALNEVKKKKPHPLLDEVVFEEIEDGLSVQMLHVGPYDDELITFEKMKTFINEQNLTIVSLKHREIYLSDFRKVTPDKLKTVLRYRVE